The sequence GTGGTCATTCGATCTCTATGCCTCCTAAAGCAACTCTTCCAACAAGGACAGGATCTCAATGGGAAGCTCATATTATCTTGACCATCTCTATCAAATTTCTTCAAGAATTGACTACAATCAGCAGTATCAGCAAAATATTCATCTACTATGATATCAAACTACATTCTAGACTACTCCAATAGTAAACCTAGTATTCACACTTTCACCAGCAACAACCTCAATCCATTGAATCAAGAGTGGTATCCTCTCTAGCTATAACATTGAAAGTTGTGCTCATATTATTTTTGAATGAACCAACTGCGGTCACAACTACAAGAATGAAGTCTGCTCCAAACGCATCGGCTTCAACAAACTCAATCATAATCAAAGCAACACCACATCCAGCTGCAATCTTGACCAACTACAACATCACCTTGTTGCCCTCAATCCAGTAGCACCACATCTGGCTGCAATCCTGACCAGCTGCAACATTGCCTTACTGCCTTCAATCTAGGAGCATCATCTTTAGCGGTCAACAATCTCAGACTAGCTCATCTAAAAAGGTCTTCAAGCGAACCCATTACTCGTGCATACCCTTGCAGTACAAGCCCATGCACTTGgggggctaaatgttgaggactcttttttcgcCCCACATGGcactacttcattggcaacccacgtcacatcaacatattattgattttttggataaatctctttaaaacccaaaataagcTTATATCTCATGGATTGGGCTCACATTGCCCACaagatccttacttcaagaggcAGAATCATGGTCCACATTTCCTCTTtatcaattgggatcataaccccatgacatcatcaacatcaacatatggattgggctcaagcaatgaatcaaagctcacgGCCCATATTATctctcttacactcatggcaagcggcttcttcaacaaaaacccatatttacgcaaaatgacaacaaaacccaaggtacgtcatctcatcttcgACTTATGATCCAAGCCTATGAGTCTCTTTAGGGAAACTTTGAGagttgtggtttggagggccaagatgtatgttcagtaaagctctagtggtttaaagttgataaaagaaacatgttgcttggcgtgtcttctccaactccctgAATTCTGACGAGTCCGTGTGTGCTGGTAACATATGGTGAGCATCTTCATCACATAgcacttaaaataataaaactcctCAGTGCTCTTTACTAAAACTTGTATTCAAAATCCCAGCCATCTAAATGCTAAACAAATAGCTATTCATTCAATCTCCAGCTATTGATATACAAATGTAGaaacttaattatattattctacataaatcttattactacTTTCAGTTAAAATCTAACTCAAACACATAgcctaatctgattggctatctttaatctccaaatatataaaatattcatgacAACTCTAATACCTAGCTGCTATCTGCTACAATCAGACTAAATATTCTTCTGACAACTGCTATTGCAGAGCATTAAATGctcttcttgctcaccaagattaagtcacaacacaatgagaTTTTGACTAGATCTCTAAAGCTTTATTAACTATCAATCAATCATTCTGTTACTTACTAAGATTGTGTTGTAATAGAATCTTGGACCAAAAATATAAACactcaaaaaaggaaaaatttctACCAAAACCCCAGCAGTGTGTTCAACACTTGACACCTGATTGAAACTGACATCACTAGCCATTTAATGATAAAATCCTAGTAGCCAGCTACTATACCCCAAATGGAAAGATACCCTTAaaagagatcttaccattttcgGCCAAACCCATAAAATAATTGCTGAATATCTTCTCCAGCCGTATGACATCACCTAGCTGACCTCATTTGCTTCTACCCCAAGCAACAACTGTCTTATGACAGTTGGGACAACTTTTCTTGATAGATGGGACGACTTCTTTAGAACAGTTGTGACAACTGACCCAACTAAAGAAACTATCTTTTTCTTACTAAATTACTTTCCTTTTTGCTACTCTTTTCTCCAGCAGCTATTATtcaaaacaacaagaaaatcttaaagttaaacataccatttttggccaaatcctaggatggattttctgaagatttaTTGTTGATTGGGATAGATTTTGGTTgagattatttgctaaaatacccCCCTTAAACTCAGCTATAAACAGAGCccttcatcaacacctcaaaaCACACTAATAGAGAAGAACAACTCTCTCATAaacttctctattttctctccctctaattATCTTCTTGAGCTCTTAATGAAGTTCTGAGCTTCtaagtttttattttccaaattagGAATTAAACTCTTCAGCCCTTAGCTCATAAATGTCCTTCATAAGCTATATTCTATCCTCTAGCAAAAAATCTCAACACTAGTgctaaacacactacaacaccattactctcttatactcattctctcacttTCCATATTTAGAAAATACATCTATCTTGATACCCATATCTCTAAACATCTCTTTCTCCATTTCTCTCACACAATCTCATACACACttactacaccattacatataACACACCACAAATCTTCTAAGCTCCACTCTTATACTCTCTAACTCTGAAATTCTACTGTTTTGTTGCCCATAAACACATCTCAACACACTTCTCCACCTCTCTTATAAAAGCCCTTCTCGTGGAAGGCATAAACTTCTAATACTAAAACCCTTCTCATATCAaaacccttctcatggaagacatAAATCTATTTTACATGAAGCCCTTCTCATAGAAGGCACAAATACATCTTACAAaaacccttctcatggaaggcaatcCTATTCATAgtttcacaacaactaaaagagcattgtcaaggggaaactcatttaagtgcatgataaaaggaacaagcttaactagcctctacaTATATCTGGACATACTCATCTTCCCTCTAGCTGCACtcatttttccccttcaatcttgaagttatcatggcaaactgccTCTCTACCGCTGGAGTCATTCTGTTGGAATCCTATCAATTCACAGATGCTATATGGCTGGaactacaaaccatacaaagataagtgactctgcttccatatctttaaatttacatcattgaatacatgattacttcacccttaaatacatattactttatttcaactgctattacaactactaatcaaagctattatatcaaacacatattatatatttattcaaccattatcatgattTTTAGACTTTGGCTATAATggttttgtaggcttaaaagtaCGCCGATAGTCATTGGACCAtgtggcccaatgttgagttctgGATGCAACTCCCCAAACACAACTTGGGCCTAGCAAGGTCACCCCTTCAGCGAACAACATGTGGCCGAGCAACCGAAAAAAGGGCCCCCGAACAGACACTTAATTTTCATGGTAACTATACAACTCTATGTTTGTGATCACCACCCTAaacaaattgttatttttatgattGCCAACCTAAAAGGATTGTCATCCACGTTAGGGACCAATAGTACTAACAGAGCCCATGATTTTATTTGACAAAGAAAATATACTACATGTTGGATATACCACCCCACTTCTTCCTCCCCCTTATCCACCCACCCCACCACTACCATCCTAGGATGGATCTATAAAACCATCTCTAGCCAAGTCTACGTGGCATAGTTCAACCATCATcaacaaatctaaaatctaaCATAGCATCTATTAAAAGTCGTAGTGGGAGGAAGCCCTTTCATTGGTGATATTCAAAGCCTACAATGGTTTTATCAGATTGAATAGGACCGTTGGACCAAGTTTTTGCAACAATCTTTATCATAATTAGGTTTGGAATTGTAGGCACCCCTCATTGTTGCTAACGATTACAACTCGCGGTAGACACAGTCTCGAGAGTATGCAACTCACCAAGTGGACCAAGGCAGAGAAAAGGGAGTCAGCACACAACACCTGATTCATCTAGGAACAAGCATGTGAATATCAAACAAAGATTGGAGGCTTAATGAACATATATGGTTATGTATCATAGAGGAGTGGAATTTATTTGAAGAGGAGTGTTCATTAAATCTTATATGTCTTTCTAtatgaaacctttttttttttttaggaagaaaTTTCTATATTAAACTTAAGTGGTCTCTAAACATTCCCAAAGTAGCCAGGTCTGGGGTCTATACTGAGGTGGCTTGCCTTAAATCCGAGTTGCTAGTTCTTTATGATAGGGAAGAGAAAATGTGGCATCAGCGGTCTTGGATTCAATGGTTACAAAGCGGAGATCAGAATACTGAATTCTTTCATGGGTTAGCCACTCAAAGAACgaggaaaatttttataaaaggtTTGAAGGATGTTGATGGTGTGTGGCATGAGGATGAGGATACCTGTGCGGGAATGTTGAATGAGTTTTATACTCAGTTGTTCATTTCCTCAGGAGCCCACGATTTAGACCAAATTTTGGATGGGTGGATAAGGTAGTGACTGATGGGATGCGAGCGGATCTAGCTCAGGTTTACACAAGTGAGGAAGTGGATGCTGCTATAAAGAAAATGGCGCCTTTGAAGGCCCCGGGACAGGATGGTATGCCCCCTCTCTTCTTCTAGACCTATTGGACTGATATCGGGATGGATGTTCACCAGGCAGTCTTGTCTAGTCTAAACTCAAGTGCTATCTTGAAATCTATAAACCATACTTTTATCACTTTGATTCATAAGGTCATTAATCTAGAAAATATCTCTGATTCTCGGCCTATAAGCTTATGTCATGTGATTTATAAGATTGTGAGTAAAGTTATTGCAAATCTTCTTAAGCCTATGCTTAATTCTATTATTTCAGAAACTGAAAGTGCGTTCACTACTGATCGTTTGATTACTGATAATATCCTGATAGCTTTTGAAACTTTGCACAACATGAAGACTAACTGTATAGGGAAGAAGGGTTTTATGGCTCTTAAGATGGATATGAGTAAGGTTtatgatagggtggagtggATTTTCCTTGAGAAAATACTCCTAAAAATGTGTTTCCAAGCCTCTTGGGTGACAATGATTATGGAGTGTATTAGCACCGTTTCTTACTCCATTTTGGTTAATGGAGAGCCGAAGGGAATTATTACCTCCTTTAGGGGTTTGAGGCAGGGTGATTCTCTCTCACCTTTTTTGTTCCTATTTTGCGTAGAAGGGCTTGATGCCATCCTTAGAAGATCAGCAAGGGAGGGAGATATAGGGGTTTTTCTCTATGTAGGAATGGATCAAAACTTACCCACTTATTTTTACCGATGATTGCCTAATTTTTTGTATATCAACCTTAGAGGAATGTCAGAAAATTCAAACTTTGCTTGTTTATTATGAGGCTACATATGGCCAAATGATAAGTTAGGCGAAAACTACCCTTTTCTTTGGCAAAAACATTGATGATCAAACACAGGAAGCCATTAAAGTGTCCCTTAGAGCACTGGCTATCCAGCActatgagaaatatttgggcCTTCCTTCTTTCATTGGTAGGAATAAGAAAGCTTGTTTTCTCACTATAAAGGAGTGGATTTGGGCTAGAATACAAGGCCAGAAAGTGAAGCTACTATCACAGGCAGGAAAAGAGGTCATGACTAAAGCGATAATTCATTCTATCCCAGCATATTCGATGAGAGTCTTTAAATTACCGGTTAGCTTGTGCAAGGAGATAGAAATGATGATCTATAGATTTTGGTGGGAACAAGGTGATGCAAAAAAGATCCACTGGGTTAAATGgagttctttgtgttcttcaaAATCAGTTAGGGGGATGGGCTTTTGggatattaaaaatttcaacaatGCCTTATTAGCCAAACAGGTGTGGAGACTTGTTCACCAAAAAGATACACTTCTTTATAAGGTTTTTAGTGCAAGGTGAtagaccaagaatgtattgatcttttgtgatgaattaaccaattaattagccaagttaattaattaatccgaTTAACATGCAATATAGGTGGTAGCATAAAacaatcaccaactaagttaatatgtagcggaaaataaagttgacacagtaatttttttacgaatggggaaaactttcaaggcaaaaaccccaccaggtgattttaaggtcaccattctcgagaatccactattatcacaacaagcggttacaagtaaaggaatcttggtaccttataccaacctacagttgaacccttaccccaatacccaattggacttattctgtagtgacaatctctcctttcaatgcacggctcccaatacgtaactaaccaattgatgcacgaatccagtacgtaactaactaccaacttgagaaggacattggctgcaaagttcttcagttcatcaataCGATAAAGATtacgaagctccttggttacaaaaccctactgCATataaacacagtagcttcttcaaaagaaagatgaactagggcatatgtcttcggtcacaatatgcttgtgaaaaacctttgcatcaagttgcacTCACTTGCATCAgctgtgacggcccttaaaataatccttatatatgtttagggttatgagaaaagaaagcctaaacaaaTATACATGGATTTGTgtgaaatcagatttgaaaatcagatttcataaatctcgatagataggttatctatcaaGCAACTTCGAGCATTGGGCTAAACaagccttttaaacctcgatagatgctatctgtcgagctagctgtcgagctttaaaatacaacacttttttacttgattcttggacagatttgcatggttttaacacttggacttgaactcttattccttgaagtattaaacacatcctaggtctacccaattacaagtaaagtgcattttgtcaaaggattagccaattctaaatgacatatgttcctaaaatgattcatgtatgtcctaacaatctccctctttggcaatccgtgacaaaaccacaacaaacaaatgaacatatgagagaagtcataaatcactcaactcatactcacttgttgaatacaataaaatctaatcctaacacaaactcttgaaaaactttgcaagaagagagttcatggcaagaaagactttgacaacctgtatttctaaaacactttaaataaaactcatcacggcatcttagtgtgaaatagaaatataaaagattgcatataataaataagaagcatgtgcataaaaagagaaaagaaacaatacatgaagagataggtgaaagaatgtaataacaaccttaaaaaaaaaatcaataagagTACAAGGTTTGTTATCACaatgtaagaacaatgtatctaaaaaggaaataaaagaaaagatacaaaaagtcctcactacatccctcataaacaaaaacactccccctaacaaaaaatatctcctataactaactctccccctaagtacatgactactttcatacccaaaactactcccttTTTTTGTAtcgaatgacaaagggtaagtcactaagaagcagtcatctcatcatcactagaaGAGCTGGAAGCCTCATCCTCATCAGCATCACCACCACCGAAGCCATCATCATCACTCTCATCCTTTGAAGCTTGTGGAGATGGAGATGAAGATGCAGTGATACCACCCATGACAGCCTGTCGTCATGCGATACGACTAACATGggtgttcacttgacacaactcatcactaagagtGTCAAGGCAATCATCCATGCGCATAAGTTGTGCCATGATGGCCTCGAGAGTCACTCCACCCACGGAAGAAGAAGGAGCGAAGGTGGATGGAGCAGAAGAAGCCAGAGGAGTCGCCGTCTCGATCCGTGTCCACTTCAGTCGAAGCTGGGCCTCGCTCCATCTAATGGTCGCTGCgtctatggcacacatgacaGAGAAGTGTGGAGACTTAGGGTAGGAGACCGACGCATGGTGAAGAATCCAcatgatagcagaaggaaaaatgagcttatcacagaTCACCGTATCCTTATAGATCTATAAGAGAGAGTATGAAGTGAGAGGGAAAGTCTATGGTAAGTCCCTCAAGTAGGGATAGAAAAAATCAAGCACGAGGCTCAGTAATCgaattatagtgagacaagggatgtaaaacaaatgtcatcaccatattcagGAATCTCGGAACTTTTGCAAAGCCCGAGCAAGGGGTGTTTTGACGGTCACCCTAAGATGAGAGTGTCTCACAGAATAGAGACATGAGTTCGTCTTTGGACATAGTCAGAAGACGATCATAGTCAGGGTAGTCAGCAAACTCTACCCTCGGAATGGGTAGCATCTCggatataaaatccaaagtGACTACAATGTGTGTACCTTGAACGCGAGTGATGAAATGAGGAATAGAGTAATTAAATCCGTGAATATTGGAGTAAAATTCTTGTATGATCATAGAGGGACAAGTGACTGGGATGCCACAAAGGGACTCCTAACCCCTACTGTAAATGACAGTGAGAAGGTCAGTATCGAAAAAATTTGATAAGATGACTTGGCATTCCAAATGAATGCCTCATCGAgaaaagttctccaagaagtcctaATGAGCTTTCTCATCACGAAACCAAATGTGAGAGGGGGTAGAATCAAAAGTAGATGCTGCCTCAAAACGAAGAGGGTTTCAAGATGGAGTAGACTTACGCttaggtgccatagagcaaactaaccgagagagagagagagagagagagagagagagagagagagagaagtaccAAGCACAAATCAATATCAATAGATAGGGAATAAATggtatgtatgcatgaaaaatgcatgagcatgtgatatgcaacaataaaacatcatgggctcagcccaatccaatcctaccagcataCATGATTTCAACatagtaaacacacatctataatgcatgaaacattgtaaaaataaaaatgtgatgcaatgcatgagcatatataACCATCTAAACAAAACCCaccccaaaaattttgcaaaaaactcatcaattttgaaaaaccccaaaagttaggttAAAAGAGATGAAATGTATGATAAATGTAAGAAGGAAGATCATTCGAGAGGAAGAAATCACTCTTGAGGCCGAAGATTGAGTGGGGAAGAGGCTAAGAGTGAAAGAAAGGTGTTTGGGGAGGTGAATAGTCAGAAACAATTGAGGGAGATcgagaaaaatgagagaaaaatcGTGCTAAAGCTTTATATAGGAAATTGCGATTCTCGATGGATTGAAAGGTGTCGAGATTTAATTTTCGATAGAGctgtcgaggagctatcgagaggtgtccacAACAAAGtgacctcgatggatcgagaagctatccaGCAGCTATCGAGAAGACAGAATCTTTcccgatggatcgagaagctgtcgagaagctattgagacaaattctcaaaaacttcGATGGATCAAAATTGCGATAACAGCTGTCGAGAAAGGAAGATCAAgaggctcgatagatagcctggCTGTCGAGAGGTATTGAGAATCTGTCAAGATTGCTCAAAATAGGTTTTTAAGGAAGAGAAAATCGCAGACACACTAAACATCTctcaacattttaagctctcaaaatcatctctcaaaaaaaaaaatgacaagcaTTTAGatctaaaacacacacacacacacactaaacaagtctaaccaattttatatttcaaaacaagtcaatacaatttagtgagcatacattaacacatgtattccttgtgatggccaagtcacattgtacctgcacatgtatcaaaagtagcaaagaatattgcgtgttgtgtgtggaAAACATCGTaagattacataagtgtctacatgttatgatgatttgggatatgagaaaattaatttaactcaTACATGATCATAACTACTTGATGGGGATTATAATTTTTGAGGtatatcctataactcccacatctcttagaagacacacttgcaatcacatataaagcatttttattctttttctttgcaaattcctaggagagagtttcatatacatatacacttttttttttttttttgaggaattacacatatacacttagaaaatgaaacttttgcacaaagtgttcaagacCAAAACTCCACCATCCCATTAATctcacacttaaaaaaaaaaacaaaaacaaaaacaaaaaaaaaacaaaaaaaattgcctCCTTTTAAACATGGGATTAAACGTTTCACTAAGTTTTTATCATTCATATTATCTcatatctttatatttatgttgtggtatttattcattttaattagataatattaaaatgctacAACAAAAATGTTAAATCAAAAACTTTACCTACAATTATCGATTGATTGAAGATGTGTCAAATAGGTGTAGAGATTCCAAAATCTTCTCTTTTCTCAAGCTAATCTTGGGTCTTCATCTTGAACTTGAAATAGAACACTTTGTGACTCACAAAAGTCAATCTTTTTGTTATGGGTTGCTACCAATCTATTAAACCTAACACTATCTTCTGATtaaagtgaaaaagaaatacaaaagaaaatgactCTCCTCAGCAGTAAATGAcgataattatttcatttatattctTAGATCTCTCTTTTACAAATGATCACTTCCATCCTTCGCGCTCTACCATGCATTATATTCATCTTTGCCAAATCACCAAAGTACAAGAGATATAGCAGTGATGAGAAATCTTGTTTTCTCTTCAATACAATGGCTGTATACTCACTTATGTTGGGAAGTTTCTATATCCCTGCTAGTACTAATCATTCTTAGTTGTATACTTCAGAGACTCACCAACAAGGGTCCAATGTTATGGCCAGTTATGGGGATCCTACCTTCGGTATTCCTTCATATCAACAACATGTATGATTGGATCACCAGGTCTTTGATCAAAGCTGGGGGTACCTTCCACTTCAGGGGAATGTGGATGGAAGGATCCTATGGAATCATGACCGTTGTACCTTCAAACATTGAATATATGCTTAAAACAAAGTTCAAGAATTTCCCCAAAGGTAAGCACTATATAGAGAGGTTTTATGACTTGCTTGGGAATGGTATTTTTAATGCTGATGATCAACTATGGAAGGAACAAAGACGAATCGCAATTTCTGAGATGCATTCAAGCAGGTTTGTGGAGCACTCATTCCAAACCATGCAAGACCTGGTGCACCAGAAGCTACTAAAATTGTTAGAGAAACTTGTGGTGTCAGGAGATAGCTTTGATCTCCAAGAAGTGCTTCTTCGGTTCGCATTTGATAACATTTGCGCCGCTGCTCTTGGCATTGATCCAGGGTGCTTGGCCCTTGATTTACCTGAAATTCCTTTTGCAAAAGCTTTTGAAGAAGCCACAGAATTCACTCTATTCAGATTCTTGGTGCCATCTTTTGTATGGAAAGTCATGAGACTCATTGGAGTTGGATATGAGAAGCGGCTCAAGAAGGCAATAAAAATCGTGAATGATTTTTCTGAGAAGATAGTGACTGATCGAAAGAACGAATTAGTGAAGATTGGAAGCTTAAATGATCATTCTGACCTCTTGTCCAGACTCATTGAGGACTCTGACCAAGGtatgaaaaatcatttttcagACAAATTTCTCAGCGATTTCTGCATTAATTTCATTTTAGCAGGACGAGACTCGAGCTCTGTGGCGTTGTCATGGTTCTTCTGGTTAGTACACAAGAACTCAGAGGTCGAAAGCAGAATTATCGGTGagattaatgaaattttgtgtTACCGCAAGTGCAAAAATGAACCATATGATGTGGCTTTTACAGTGGAAGAATTGAGGAAGATGTCGTATTTACAAGCAGCATTGTCAGAATCTCTGAGGCTGTACCCTTCAGTGCCATTTGACTTCAAAGAGGTTATAGAAGACGATGTTTTCCCGGATGGCACCATGATTAAGAAGGGGAGTCAGGTTATTTACAGTATTTACTCAATGGCTAGAATGGAGTCCATATGGGGAAAAGATTGCTTGGAGTTTAAGCCAGAGAGGTGGCTTAAGGACGGGCAGTTTGTCAGCGAGAATCAATTCAAATATGTAGTGTTTAATGCCGGTCCAAGATTGTGTCTTGGAAAGAAACTTGCTTACATGCAGATGAAAATGGTAGCTGCTTCAATCCTGTTGAGATATGAAGTTAAGGTTGTTGAAGGCCATAAAGTTGATCCAAAACTGACAACCACTCTTTATATGAAGCATGGATTGCTAGTGACTATCAAGCCTAGGTTGGTTGGCGTTGCATAAGCTTTGATGAGCACAATGGGTCGAGATCATATGTCCCAAATTTTTAAGACTCATTGGGCTAATGGAATTTACGTACTAGAGTTCTATTTTGTGTCTGATGTTTCTCAGATTGCTGTTCTGACTAACTAGactatataataaataaagtggAATGCATGTTGAACCTTGTATTCTTATTCTAAATGAAGTTGTGTTAAATTTACAAGCTGGCTATCAATAAATCTTGATTTATATTTAAGGAATGTGTCAaatatcaatataaaaatatgtgtgcGTGTTTCTGGATGTTGCATACAAGGGCAGAGCTCGGCAACAGGGACAACaaccacccccaaaaaaaaaacaaaaatcttgtactttttttttatattaagaaataaaaaggaaaaaagtcttcaatattttatcaatatcttttaatggaaaaaaaatcataaaacctataaaaatatataatgataaggggaaataataataataaagaaacaagacttacataaagagaaaaatatgatatggaaaaaaaagataatttacACTTACACCTTCCAGATATAGCCAAATTAGACCCACAATATCCAATCTATCTATTAATATCTAAAACTTGAAGTGTATGATTTAGTACCTGTTTGTTTGCACTTTCAGATgacaaaaagcactttttacTTTAAAGTTCAAAATGCTAAGTGTTTGATGGATATTAAAAAGTTGTTTTAgcaagaattttgttttttcaaaaagtacaAGACCCCCAAAAAACCAAAGGACCTTCGGCCAGCTTTTGCAAAAAAGTTACTTCAACTTTCAGGAATTGTTGGTTCAATTACCAAATTCCTCACTTGTTTTATTAAAAACCCAACTTTACCTTTTGAAACCCATTCAGACCATCATGCTAGAACAAATAACatcatattcaataaaacaaaaacattattaaaatagtgatatttatattattaaaaatagataaCATGATTAAAGTAAGACAGGTAATATACttggttcaaaatttttagaataacaaataattgatgctaaaaaaaaactaacattattaaaataataccaataatagtaatagtaataacaaataattatgacaataatatatttattattattattattaagtagctttttttttagtaagtattatgaagtagttgatttaaaaatgaaataaactcccttatatatacattgttcTTTTTGGTAATTCACCACTCAAATcaccacttttataagtgctagccaaatactcagctttttaaaaaaacccagtttcatactgcactttttaaaagctccattttttcaaaaagcccagtTTCAAAAAACcgaaccaaactcaccctttaTTGTTATGCAGTTGTTGAGGCACATCAACATAGCATTTCGGTCTAGTTTAGTCCATTCGGTCACCTTCAGTTCGGTTGGTCCACTTCGGAAAATTTTGATCAACTTTGGTTTACTCGATCCATTTCAGTTCACTATAGTCCATTTCACTTTATTTTAGTCCATTTTAGTCCACTCCGATTCACTTTGAATTTTCTCTAGAACAAATTGGGTGTTATGTTACAAGTGGATTTCTACCTTATATTAACAGATCTC comes from Castanea sativa cultivar Marrone di Chiusa Pesio chromosome 3, ASM4071231v1 and encodes:
- the LOC142627114 gene encoding cytochrome P450 86B1-like, which gives rise to MRNLVFSSIQWLYTHLCWEVSISLLVLIILSCILQRLTNKGPMLWPVMGILPSVFLHINNMYDWITRSLIKAGGTFHFRGMWMEGSYGIMTVVPSNIEYMLKTKFKNFPKGKHYIERFYDLLGNGIFNADDQLWKEQRRIAISEMHSSRFVEHSFQTMQDLVHQKLLKLLEKLVVSGDSFDLQEVLLRFAFDNICAAALGIDPGCLALDLPEIPFAKAFEEATEFTLFRFLVPSFVWKVMRLIGVGYEKRLKKAIKIVNDFSEKIVTDRKNELVKIGSLNDHSDLLSRLIEDSDQGMKNHFSDKFLSDFCINFILAGRDSSSVALSWFFWLVHKNSEVESRIIGEINEILCYRKCKNEPYDVAFTVEELRKMSYLQAALSESLRLYPSVPFDFKEVIEDDVFPDGTMIKKGSQVIYSIYSMARMESIWGKDCLEFKPERWLKDGQFVSENQFKYVVFNAGPRLCLGKKLAYMQMKMVAASILLRYEVKVVEGHKVDPKLTTTLYMKHGLLVTIKPRLVGVA